A part of Aquibium oceanicum genomic DNA contains:
- a CDS encoding branched-chain amino acid ABC transporter permease yields MVHSPRAQALWTAGLLIAAIAFLVVVGTQLSGGSQRILTGALIHLAVVAGTYIFVGNSGVLSFGHIGFLGIGAYTAAWLTIAPSMKASLMPGLPAAIIALELHPVAGILGGGAMAALLALVVGLPLTRLTGIAASIGTFAMLVILYAVFSNWTSVTGGQGSLYGLPIFTTLPIAAGLACITILGAALHQASASGFRLRGSREDPVAAAASGVDTRRERLIAFVFSAFFVGMAGALYAYFLQVVVASEFYLSLTFITVAMLVIGGMRSLTGAVVGTVFVSVLSEVLRQIEGGVALGPFVFDGLRGLQEMGLAAAMLLVLLFRPRGITGGREITLPQRQRDDTRVVTGA; encoded by the coding sequence ATGGTTCATTCGCCGCGCGCGCAGGCACTCTGGACCGCTGGCTTGCTGATCGCTGCGATCGCTTTCCTGGTGGTGGTCGGCACCCAGTTATCCGGCGGATCACAACGCATTCTGACTGGTGCGTTGATCCACTTAGCCGTCGTCGCCGGCACTTACATCTTCGTCGGGAACTCCGGCGTCCTCTCCTTCGGACACATAGGCTTCCTTGGCATCGGCGCCTACACGGCGGCCTGGCTGACAATCGCCCCGTCGATGAAGGCGTCGCTGATGCCCGGGCTGCCGGCTGCGATCATTGCACTCGAACTGCACCCGGTTGCAGGGATCCTCGGCGGAGGCGCGATGGCCGCACTTCTGGCTCTTGTCGTCGGCCTGCCACTGACGCGGCTTACCGGAATTGCCGCCTCGATCGGCACCTTCGCCATGCTGGTGATCCTCTACGCAGTTTTCTCGAACTGGACGTCAGTAACCGGCGGGCAAGGTTCGCTGTATGGCTTGCCGATCTTCACGACCCTTCCCATCGCGGCGGGTCTCGCCTGCATCACCATCCTCGGTGCAGCACTCCACCAGGCGAGTGCCTCTGGCTTCAGGCTGCGGGGTTCGCGTGAGGACCCGGTCGCTGCAGCGGCTTCCGGCGTAGACACTCGGCGCGAACGTTTGATCGCCTTCGTCTTCAGCGCCTTCTTCGTTGGGATGGCCGGTGCGCTCTACGCCTATTTCCTGCAGGTCGTGGTGGCGAGCGAATTCTACCTGAGCCTGACGTTTATCACCGTCGCGATGCTGGTAATCGGCGGCATGCGCTCACTCACTGGCGCTGTGGTGGGGACGGTCTTTGTTTCCGTTCTTTCGGAAGTGCTTCGGCAGATCGAAGGTGGTGTCGCCCTCGGGCCATTCGTTTTCGACGGATTGCGCGGGCTGCAGGAGATGGGGCTCGCGGCTGCCATGCTCCTGGTCCTCCTGTTCCGCCCGAGGGGCATAACTGGCGGCCGAGAGATTACCCTGCCGCAACGGCAGCGAGATGACACACGAGTAGTGACTGGAGCATGA